A stretch of the Saccharicrinis carchari genome encodes the following:
- a CDS encoding ABC transporter permease, translated as MASSDLKMAWRNTWRNKRRTLITVASIFFGVLLSTLMTSMQNGTYAKMIDNVVSFYSGYLQIHHPDYWETKSIDDLLVPSDSLLNAVAQNRNVERIVPRMESFSLMSFQSNTKGGMLIGIEPEAENELTKLKQWVGSGRYLEKGDDGILMAINLAKALDVQLGDTVALISQGYHGYSASGLFPVVGILEFPFLAMNNFGTYISLDRARDFFSAPGMVTSLVLTVDHYDDVESVKHHLASQLGADYSVMTWDEMDPVTKQMIEGDKGQGIIMKGILYILIGFGIFSTVIMMIAERRKELGVMVAVGMNKLKLAKVLFYETMLIGAVGVASGFAVSVPVVWWMVRNPLPLTGEMADVYEQFGMEPAIYFGNDPMVFWGQILIVFGITLLVSIYPLSKILRLKVTRALYS; from the coding sequence ATGGCAAGCAGCGATCTAAAAATGGCCTGGCGAAACACCTGGCGGAACAAGCGCCGGACATTAATAACCGTGGCATCCATCTTTTTTGGGGTGCTATTGAGCACGCTCATGACTTCCATGCAGAACGGCACCTACGCTAAGATGATAGATAACGTGGTGAGTTTTTATTCCGGCTACCTGCAAATCCATCATCCCGATTATTGGGAGACCAAGTCCATCGATGACTTGCTTGTCCCGAGCGATTCGTTGCTAAACGCTGTTGCCCAAAATAGAAACGTAGAGCGGATTGTTCCACGGATGGAATCTTTTTCACTGATGTCGTTCCAATCCAACACCAAGGGAGGCATGCTTATCGGCATCGAACCCGAAGCGGAAAACGAGCTTACAAAACTAAAGCAGTGGGTAGGCTCCGGGCGTTATCTCGAAAAAGGGGACGACGGCATACTGATGGCCATCAACCTGGCCAAGGCCCTGGATGTGCAGTTGGGCGACACCGTAGCCCTGATTAGTCAGGGTTATCACGGCTATAGTGCCAGCGGACTGTTTCCGGTAGTGGGCATACTGGAATTCCCCTTTTTGGCCATGAACAATTTTGGGACTTATATTTCGCTGGACAGGGCACGCGATTTTTTTTCGGCGCCCGGCATGGTCACCAGCCTGGTGCTGACCGTTGACCATTACGACGACGTTGAATCTGTAAAACACCATTTGGCATCGCAACTGGGAGCCGATTACTCGGTGATGACCTGGGACGAGATGGATCCGGTGACCAAGCAAATGATTGAAGGCGATAAAGGCCAGGGCATCATCATGAAAGGTATTTTGTACATCCTCATCGGCTTCGGGATTTTCTCCACCGTTATAATGATGATTGCCGAACGGCGCAAAGAGCTGGGCGTGATGGTAGCCGTAGGGATGAACAAGCTGAAACTGGCCAAGGTACTCTTTTACGAAACTATGCTGATAGGTGCGGTGGGCGTGGCGTCGGGTTTTGCTGTCAGCGTTCCGGTGGTTTGGTGGATGGTGCGTAACCCGCTCCCCCTGACCGGAGAAATGGCGGATGTTTATGAACAGTTTGGCATGGAGCCGGCCATATATTTCGGTAACGACCCAATGGTGTTCTGGGGGCAGATCCTTATTGTATTCGGCATCACGCTGCTGGTATCCATCTATCCTTTAAGCAAAATATTGCGCTTAAAGGTAACGCGTGCACTATATTCGTAA